ACTCCCAACGGGTATTCTTTACGGAGTTGGAAGGTATAGTGACATAAGCGGTTCCTGCATTTTCTTGCGGATCGTTCAGGCGCAGTCCTTCTTTAGAGTTGATTGTGAATTTATCTGTTTCTCCTTCCCAGGGCAGTTCGGATGTAGTATTATCTTCTTCTGGATTTCCCTCATCTTCATCGTCGGCGGGAAGCGAACAATTATAGAATAAGACAATAAAGATACTTAGAAACGTGAAAGTCTTACAAATTCTCATACGGTTTTGTATAAAGTCATTTTATTTAACCGTATTTGTTTGTGAATAACGCAGAGACAATTGCGGCTTATCTTATGATTACGGGGACAAAGGTATGGCTTTCTGTTGAATAAAGAAAAAAAATCGTCTATTGTTTTAAGTGGAATTTAGAAATAATAATCAAGGACTGCCGGGGGCCATTCTGTTTTATAGGCTTCCGGTAATCTCTGATTCATTTTATTTATAGGTAACATTAAAAGACTGTTTGAAGCGGGGCATTACATATTTATCCGTATAGGAAGTGAATGTTATGCCGGGCATTTTCAAGTCTACGCGTCCGAACATGGACTCCAACAGAGGGTACAGCCTGATAGATGGGGTATTTATATCGGTAGGGACATTTCGGAAGTTGAAGTTCTCCGTCTGTACTATCTTGGGAGTAACGGTTACTCCGTTGAGAGTGTCCGGAAAACGCTCGTCGGACATCAACCGGCGGAAATAAAACATGGACAGGATACTGGCGAATACTGTTTCCGAATAAATATTTCCGGTGAGGTCACAGCGTACGGTTCCTTTCTCTTCCTCTTGCTCCATCATGACGAAGTCACCGATCACGGAACTGCATAGCGTAAAGGAAATCTTCTCCGGCTTTACGACAAAGAAATTGTGTAGCGCCACGGTAACTGCCAGAGAAGCAGGAATGCAATGGTTACGTTAATTTATTTGCTTAATTGATTTCGAGAAAAACTATATATATCTTGTCTTTAATATTATTATTTACTACTTTTGATATACATTTTTAGATAGATACGGCATATTATCCACAAAACAATCTTCTTAGAATAAATTCAAAGTTGGAGAGCAACGAACTTTTTCATAAATTGTTTCATGCGTACCAGTATCGAAAGGAGAAGAACATCACTTCATTCTGTAATGCGAAAATGAATCATGAAATTGAGGCACATTTTGCGCAATACTGTTATTTATTAAAGAGTGAGGATGATGCTCCAGGATGGTCGTTTGCGGCTGAGCATGCAGACAATCGAGGCATAGCGATACAGATGTTAAGTACATATATTAACAATAAAAGGAGATTACTACCTGATATGTCACCGGAATATGTGAATGGTCTTATTGAAAATAATATTGTAAATGTTTTTAGAAAAACTGATGCCTATAAAGATTATCCATATGACAATAGTCGTGGTGTGGAATTTGATTTTGAAAATTTAAGAGAAATAGCTAAAAATTGTTGATATGAGAAAAAAAGTAATAGTCCTAGTTAGTTTGTTATTTGTGCTAGTTGATATGTATGCACAAACATTTTATTATGATACTACTCAGGTGTTTTATGCTCAGCGTTATGTTTGTGATGTAACACAAGAATCCAAGTCTGTAAGGCTATATAGTAAAAGTAATAAGTTTACAGAAGTTGAAGCTGTCAATAAAGAAACGGGCGCAGAAATGACTGATGCTGAAAGAAAAGAGGCAAACTTTGTAGATGATAGTCAGTTATGGGGAAAATGTTTGTCTATTTTGAATGAATCTTTTTCTGAAGAGGAGAGAACGCGGGTACAAGGTTGCAAATTTATAATAATACTGCGTGTTGATACTAACACAGGAATAATACGTGATGTAGAATATCGTTTTCCGGCTGTTAGTATGCTTGCAACAGTACCGGTTTCTGTTTATCAAGAAATGGAAATAAAGTTGAAAAAGGAAATAGTCTTTAATATAACGGAAAAAGGAAAAAGGTTCAATTATATTCCTTTTGTGTGGGCTCATACTGTGAAATAGAATACTAATATTAAAAAATGGTGTGTAATAATAAGAAAAACAGTAAGTTACTCCCGTTTTCGTCGTCAATTGTATTTTCGAGGGAATGCTTAAAGATGTAAAAAGGCAACTAATTCATAGCGAATTAGTTGCCTTGCATTTTCTTATTTTAGGAATATCCCTAAGTCGATCATTTGGATATCCTTAGGCTTTATGCCTTCTTATACGTTTTTTACTTTAATCAGATACTCAGCTATCTGTACTGCGTTCAATGCCGCACCTTTCTTGATCTGGTCACCTACAATCCAGAAAGTCAGTCCGTTTTCGTTCGTCAGGTCTTTACGGATACGTCCTACGTAAACCGGATCTTTACCTGCAAGGAACAACGGCATCGGATATTCCTTTTCTGCCGGATTGTCCTGAAGAACCAATCCTTCGCCCTTGGCGAATGCTTCGCGGGCTTCTTCTACGGAAATCGGACGTTCTGTTTCTACCCAAATGCTTTCAGAGTGAGCACGTAATGCAGGAACACGTACGCAAGTAGCACTGACTTTGATATCGGAGTGCATGATTTTGCGTGTTTCGTTGAACATCTTCATTTCTTCTTTGGTGTAACCATTTTCGGTGAAGACGTCAATCTGAGGAATCAGGTTGAATGCCAACTGATACGCGAATTTTTCCACGGTAACAGGTTCGTTAGCCAATACTTGGCGATATTGTTCATACAATTCGTCCATGGCAGCAGCACCCGCACCACTTGCTGCCTGATAGGTAGACACGTGCACGGTTTTTATATGAGAAAGCTGTTCGATGGCTTTTAGTGCAACTACCATTTGGATAGTCGTACAGTTCGGGTTGGCGATGACGCCGCGAGGACGTTCCAATGCGTCTTCGGCATTTACTTCAGGCACTACCAAAGGTACATCGGCATCCATACGGAATGCACTGGAGTTATCGATCATCACAGCACCATACTTGGTGATTGTTTTTTCGAATTCCTTGGATGTTCCTGCTCCGGCAGAAGTGAAAGCAATGTCTACCCCTTTAAAGTCATCGTTGTGTTGTAAGAGTTTCACCTCGATCTGTTTACCGCGGAAAGTATAAATTGTTCCGGCACTACGTTTAGAACCGAACAAAACTAACTCGTCCAACGGGAAGTTTCTCTCATCGAGCACGCGCAGGAATTCCTGTCCCACGGCTCCGCTTACGCCAACAATAGCTACTTTCATCTTTTTCTTTTGTTAAATTGTGAATATTGTATTTATCTTCTTACACTGTCGAATAGAAGATATTTGGCTGCAAAATTATAACATTTTGCCATATAATCAGTATTTCGGGTGAGAAAAAAGTTATAAGACTATGAGTTTTTAGCAGTAACTGATAGAACCTGTATTGAAATAACCTAAAACTCACGACTCAAACCTTGTAACTTATTGGTGGTATGCGAACTTTTTTGTTCCTTTGCATTGAATTCCTAAAGCCACAGCCTATGAACTTGTTTGATTTTAATTTGACTTTACCGATAACCGATCCGACCTGGGTATTCTTTTTGGTATTGATTATCATTCTTTTTGCTCCGATGATTTTGGGACGCCTTCATATACCTCATATTATTGGCATGATTCTGGCGGGAGTACTGATAGGTGAACATGGCTTTCACGTGCTCGATCGTGACAGCAGCTTCGAACTCTTCGGTAAAGTAGGACTATATTATATCATGTTCCTTGCCGGACTCGAAATGGACATGGAAGACTTCAAGAAGAACCGGACGAAAAGCATTGTGTTCGGTTGGCTCACTTTTCTTATTCCAATGGGATTGGGTATCTGGAGTAGTATGAGTGTGTTGGGTTATGGTTTCCTTACCGCTGTGTTACTGGCTAGTATGTATGCTTCTCATACGTTGATAGCTTATCCTATTATCAGTCGTTATGGATTGTCGCGTTTGCGCAGTGTCAATATTACGATTGGTGGTACGGCTGTTACCGTTACTCTTGCTTTGATAATCCTTGCCGTCATAGGCGGTATGTTCAAAGGAACTGTTGACGGTTGGTTCTGGGGATTTCTTGTGGCAAAAGTTGCTTTTCTCGGATTTCTGATTGTTTTCTTCTTTCCTCGTATCGGCCGTTGGTTTTTCCGGAAGTACGATGATAGCGTGATGCAATTTGTATTTGTGCTGGCGATGGTCTTTCTCGGTGGTGGATTAATGGAGTTTGTAGGAATGGAAGGCATTTTGGGAGCTTTCCTTGCCGGATTGGTCTTGAACCGTCTGATTCCTCA
The nucleotide sequence above comes from Bacteroides caccae. Encoded proteins:
- a CDS encoding aspartate-semialdehyde dehydrogenase, yielding MKVAIVGVSGAVGQEFLRVLDERNFPLDELVLFGSKRSAGTIYTFRGKQIEVKLLQHNDDFKGVDIAFTSAGAGTSKEFEKTITKYGAVMIDNSSAFRMDADVPLVVPEVNAEDALERPRGVIANPNCTTIQMVVALKAIEQLSHIKTVHVSTYQAASGAGAAAMDELYEQYRQVLANEPVTVEKFAYQLAFNLIPQIDVFTENGYTKEEMKMFNETRKIMHSDIKVSATCVRVPALRAHSESIWVETERPISVEEAREAFAKGEGLVLQDNPAEKEYPMPLFLAGKDPVYVGRIRKDLTNENGLTFWIVGDQIKKGAALNAVQIAEYLIKVKNV
- a CDS encoding DUF5043 domain-containing protein, translating into MRKKVIVLVSLLFVLVDMYAQTFYYDTTQVFYAQRYVCDVTQESKSVRLYSKSNKFTEVEAVNKETGAEMTDAERKEANFVDDSQLWGKCLSILNESFSEEERTRVQGCKFIIILRVDTNTGIIRDVEYRFPAVSMLATVPVSVYQEMEIKLKKEIVFNITEKGKRFNYIPFVWAHTVK